The genomic stretch aattgcaataagtttaggacttttgggacaatttttttcctatatatGATAAACTAGCCTTCCTTTCTTGTATACTACATTGCCAATTCAGCGAACCTGACGTGATAAATTAGATGATACATACCTCCACTTGGCTCACTTCATCAATGGTCCAGCCCAAAGTTCTTCTAACTCAAAAATAATGTCATACTACATTAAGGGATGGATCTAGAACTCATTTTCAGTGGGGAAAGGTTTAGTTGCTGCCTGGACATGTGGCATTCTGTTATACCTCTCTCAATCTCTAATGTGCGTATCTTAAGCACGTTAgtaagagaaggaaagaaggtTGTACAAAAAAGAACGGCAAATAATAGAAATCGGTGGAATAAAACAATCTTATTGTATCAATATAGACAGTCTTGTATTTTCATGAATACATGTagcttttgcattttcaataaattacaATTCTCTCATCttcatttgtgatttttgatcacttaattCTTTCGAGGTTATTTTCATTaacttaattgaatttttagcacatattcaatttagtcactggactatatgaaaacgtttaatgttgtccctaaacttgaacTAATAAACCGATAAAATTGGATATCTTTATATAGGTTACAGACCCGATTGTACATTTACAAAATATTCAGGAACCACATTGAGTAAATTGAAAGTTAAGATGATATTGCACAATGGGCTAAAATTTTatggataatattgaacaaattaaaaattcaaagacaacATTACACATTTGGTCAAATTTCACAGATCACATGTGTAGTTATCCATGATGGAAACCTCTTATCCGACTTCATTTCACACACTCCAACTCCGTTCTTTGCTCATAACATTGCTTGTTCCCGTCTAACTCCCAAAGCGTCCGCCACGTCAAATTTCACATCATCGATCTTCTCCGCATTTTAACACGACCCAAAAATTGCTTCGATTAGTACAAAATCATGGGAACGTTGGGTTCGCGTTGATGAGTCTCATCACACGATTCGCACGAGCAATCGGAACCGATATTTCCTCATGTTCACCGTTTTTGTATACTGCTGTCGGGAATCATTGAAATTTCCACAAGCAATCGGAGCCAACGACATGGTTGAAAGGTCTTCGTTCTAGTCTTGgtctttgttcttttctccCCACTTGGAAAGTTTGACAAAGAGCGGGCACGCTATTGCGACTATTCGACCCGAAATGGTCAAGTTGGGTCCATCGACTTGCGTCATTAAGCTGCGCAAGATTTTGTACCAAAATCTCCGTTGTacggaaaaattataaaaaaaagtcctaaatttattacaattatgctcattcagttctaaacttttgtttttacctattcaatcctaaatattttacaattatgccaattcagtccatccggtgaATTTTAGCTGGCCGGCGAATTTGCAGAGAGAAGGTGGACCATGGGAGTGTTTACGGAAGATGAAAAGTGAATgagaaataaatttaaaaaaaatttgaaatttgggccCAATCTGGACATGTGCTGATCATTAAATGGGGTGTCTCGCCAATGCATTGGCAAGCCAAGACTACCTAATATGTTATCGCAAGGCGTTATTACCAAGTAAGTTGACATTAGCCAGTTGTCGGCTCatctttctttgagaaaaatcagTGGATGGCGGCTAAGAAGGAAAAATCTGGACAAGGGGAgacaggaagagagagagagagaggtaggcTGTGTTTCTTCTATACCCCGTGTTTCCGAGGCCGGAAAGAAGCAAGACTAGGTTCGAAGAGTTTCCGGCGGGCGATTAGGCGGTCGATGTCCTCGTCGTCGATCCCCTCTCAACCGCAATTTCTAAGGCCATCTCTTCATCTCGTGTTTTTAGATTAAGTTCCCTTCTCAATAGTATCAATCGAGTGGGTACGTGCAGATTAAACGACGCTCATGTCTAAATGATTTGATTAGTTGACTAATCTAACTGATAATTTTGGAGGTACGATTAAAGTCTTCCTCGCAAATCAAAGACGCCTGAGGCTTATTCTCCGGACCTTTACCTGGAAAGTGGGCCCTCCATAACCACACACGAACCCTAATAAATCTTATGGTACCGCGACTCCACCCTTCATCTCCGCCTCACAACTCAATAACTCCATCATTTGTTTTCTCCACACGCTAAAAATGAAGCCTGCAAttccagaagaagaagagtcgAAGATGGATGAGGACGTTAAACCCCCAGTGATGGCAAAGAAGTGCATGGACTCAAGCATGTACAAAGCAGCCAGAGAAGGCAACTTCCCTTACCTTGAAAACTCGATCCGCCTGAAACACGGAGGCAATACAGACGAGGAAGAAGCCCTACTACTAGAGACCCACAATCGCAACAACCTCGTTCACCTCGCCGTGGAGTCGGGCCACAAGGACTTCATCCAGCAGGTCCTCCACAAGTGCCCCAAGCTCGCGGCCAAGCGCAACTCCCGCGGCGACACGCCCCTCCATGTCGTGGCGCAGACAGGCTGCTATCACATCGCGGAGGCCATCCTCTCCATGGCCGAGCCGCACGAGGGGACGGCCGGGACCGATAACAGCTTGCTGAGATTAAAGAACAACGGGGGGAACACAGCTTTGCACGAGGCGCTGAGGAACGGGGATAAGAAGATGGGGATGTATCTGTGGGAAGATAAAGAGACGGTGGGGAGCGTGAACGAGTCCGGCGAGAGCGCGCTTTACGTGGGGGCGGCGTTAGGGGTTGAGAGCGTAGTGAAGAAGATGGTGGAGTACTTGAGGCATGGTGGTGGAGCACGTGTTTGGGATGGGCCTTTGAGGGGCCCGGACGGTCAAAACCCCTTGCATGCTGCTGTTCTTGCTGGAAGCATTGGTAGGTCAACTAATTACATGCTTAAATGGCTAAATTCGTCGTCCTTCATTTCTTTGAGAGATTAATCTTAAACATGCCTGTTAAGCACGCATACAATCCATCGGCCAATGGGAGATTGAATAGTAAATTAGACTTGATACACTTTATTAGTCAGTGTAGTATTACTGTAGGACACGAACCTTTCTCCTTTTAGCCTTAAATCTACGTACTTATTTCTATAACTAACCTTTGCAACTTGCAAGCATTAAGGTAGGTACACATTAATTATGCAGATTTTTTAGGTCAATCCCATCTAATGATAACCATTATTGTAgttgatttttctctctctctttgtacGTCATCAACCAAAAAATGAAGGATACGTCCATGATTTTGATAgaacaattaaaaattgattcAAGCAtttatctaatagcttaagcttttaaaatagttTACTGTGAtcattcatctaatagcttaagcttttagaataatttGTTGTGGTCATTCGTGTTAGTTGGTCTCACTCTTACAAGTCAAATGAGATATGTCGAAACTCGAAAGCATTGTGGAAATGGATTTTTAAAGTATCAGAATGGAAATAACAATCTACTAATAGACTGAAAATATTTAACAAATATGGAAAAACTCTACACGTCTACTGGCCTTAACACTATTTACAAATGATTTGTGaccatttagtcctaaaacttttaacaatttactaatttagttctaaacctttcaattgagcTAATtaagtactaaaccttttgataatttgccaatttagttataaacattcataagtattttgacaatttaccaatttagtgtTTTCGATTAATTTTACCCAAAAATCGGCGACGAGACAGTCTAGTCAAGATCGGCCATACTACGTAGCACGATCATACCGACATAGACAATTTTGTAAGTTTTGAAAAAtctatgattttctttttttcctaaccCTAGGCCGGCTAGGGCTACGATGCCCACGCATAGACCAGGCAAGGGTCCGTCGGGGACCTCGCCGGCCTAGGgttagaaaagaaaggaaaggaaaaataaaaaaaataacaataaaaagtttagaataattaaattttgataaaattagTCTGCGTTAGCTCTAGTAGTCCTATGTGGCACGTTCAACGCTGACTATACCGCTACATCaacaatttccggccaaaatagGATGAAAGGAGTAAAtcgaaaaattgtcaaaaaagtttagaataaaattgacaaataatcaaatagtgtaggactaaattgggaAATTGTGACCaaaataaattgcaaaattgtcaaaacttttaggaataaattgatcaaatcaaagagtttaggactcaattggaacaAATACAATAGATTCAGGACTTTCTTCATAAATTTCTCATAAGAACTCATAGTCAACCTTCAATTTCAACCAAGAACAAAGTACTTTATATTTATATGGCAACATGATTATACTTTCAAAGTGTGAACAGTTGAGCATGGGTAATTGTTCTCATGATTAGGTAAGGTAATTCAATTTGAGATCATAGCATTCTTCAACCTAGTTTGGTCACCACTTTGTCCAAGCCTACTTCTAAGTTATAACGTATACATTCCAGCGTTACCCGTAACTAAACTTAGGCCAGAAAATGCATGTTCCAAGAGAACCCTAATCCTTTAATCCAAATTTAGTTTACTTCCCACCAATCATAATTGGGAGAAGTTATCATCTAGATGCTATGTTAGACCTAGTTAAACCACATATCAAGAAACCATTCCTTTTATTACATTTCCATCTACTCTTCTAACGAGTTCTTCTTCCTCGTGTCCTAGGTTGCGTGGAAGCTCTCATCTGTTTCGATGGAACGAATATGATCAACAAGCCCGACGACAGCAACGGAAGAACACCCCTGCACTTCGCAGCGAAAGTCAAAGCGAAGGACATTGTCGCTCACCTCCTCCAAACCGACCCTTCTTCGGCCTACGTCAAGGACGTCAATGGCCGAACCCCGCTGCTTGAAGCCGCCTCGTTGGGCCACCTCAGCGTCCTGAGAGAGATCCTCAAGCACTGTCCCGACACGGTCGAGATCTCCAACGAGGAGGGTCGGAATGCGGCTCACTTCGCGCTGAAGTGCGAGCTGAGCCGCTCTAAGGCAGTGTTGAAGGAGCCCGAGGTGGTGAGGCTGGTGAACGAAGCCGACCGCGGTGGCAACACGCCGTTGCACGTGGCGGCTGAGGACCTGAACTACAGAATGGTGAAGAGGTTGCTGAAGATGCCTGAGGTGGATCTGAGGGCCAAGAATAAAGCTGGCCGCACGTTTCTGGATATTTGTGAGTCCCGGTGGCAATACACCAAGAAGCAGGTAATTATTAGCTCCTCGCCATGAAATGATATTTCCAATTCTAACCAAATCCACAATTcgaaaaaatgtcaaaacagATGGGATTCCTGCTGATCAGAATTGCTTTTCTGCAGGAATTCCTCTACCGATACCTGAAGTCCCTCCCGCCCGGCCGAAAGCCTCACTCCTGGAACCACTCCGACAATCCCCCCACCCGCCTCGACAAGCCCGACGCCGACCTCAAGGGCCATGCCAACGCCCTCTCTATCGTCGCCGCCCTCCTTGCTACCGTCACTTTTGCCGCCGCCTTTACATTGCCCGGCGGTTTGACGCCTGACGACAACAACATTGGCGCTCCTGTACCGCAGCCATCCCCCTTATGCAACTTCCACGACTCTCCAGACTGCCAACTAAAACCTGGCCACCCTATCCTCATCCACCAACCCGCGTTCAAGGTCTTCATCATAGCCGACGTCCTCGCCTCCTCTACTTCCCTGACGGTCCTATTCATCTTGATCGCAGCCATGCTTGCCGACGATACGGCCTTGAGGAGGGCCATCGTGTACAGCAAGAATCTGCTTTACCTCTCCCTCGGGGGGACCTTGGTAGCCTTCATGACGGGACTGGTCAGCGTCATATCGACCGACGTCAAATGGTTAGGGTATGCCGTGTGGGTCATCGGGTTGAGCGTTCCGTTCCTGATAAAGTATTTTGAGTTCAAGAGCTTCACTTCTACTCCTGTGTTTCTTCATCGGCACCTCAGCATGGAGAGCTGGAAGAAGCCCCGGAGTTTCAGTCGAAGTGAGAAGTCCGGCAATGAAACTGAGTCATTCGATGACAAACGCAACTGGAGTGAATCAGTTGGTATTTATTTGGGGCCACTTACGAATCGCTTCTCGTCTCGCAGATCATGGTGATATCCATATATGTAAGGGTTGGTTTACGTTCCAAGCACTGTCAGTGTTCCTTCCTTTGTTGCTGATTTTAGgctattgttttttcttttttttgttttggtcagaATTTTAGGCTATTGTTGACTTGTCTCGATTTTTTACCAAACTCGGAACTCATATTCATCATGGTTTTCCTCCTCTGCAGTACAGATGACCAAAAAGCTTGTGCCTTGGATTCAGAACAAACTTACAAGCAAAACTGTCAGACGTTATTGATGGTGGCGACACTCATCACAACCATGACGTTTGCAGCGGCTTTCACAATGCCCGGGGCTTATAACAATAATGCTGGCCCGGGCCAAGGAATGGCCCTTCTCCAGTCAAGCAGTCACCTCAAGTGGTTCATCATCTCCGACACTATCGCGATGACCTGTTCAACAATGGCCGCTTCCCTCATACTCTGGGGCTCTGCTTTCGGGAAGAGACCTGTCGTGCACTGCTACGTAATCGCTGCTGTGCTGACGTGCATCGCACTGCAGTCGACTGCAATATCGTTCGTGACGGGTCTTGTGGCTGTTTTACCTGACCAAACATATGTGCGCACCGTGAGTTGCGTAGTTGGCAGTGTCTTCCATGTTAACACCAGCTTGTTTCTCTTCAGACTGGCAcagattttttccttctctgaGATCTGCCTATCCGTGATTTCCCACCTCAGAAGGCTCAAGTGCATCATCAATTCCCACGGAGCAAACGGATGACATTCTTCAGCAATGTTATGTTGGAGAAATTACTGACAGCTATTCCCCTTATGGATTTAGTGAAATCTGCAGGAAAACATCATtctgttgtttcttctttcttttctaagcCAATAACACCCGGCCATTGTTTATTTGTATGCTTTTGAGTGATTCCATGATACCTGGAACTGTTTCCAGAAGATCTCCGTGTCCCCGTCCAACAGAATGACTTCATCTCTCAAATTTCTGGACAGGAAACAGTCTGATAAATTGTGACTAAAGCGGTCAAAT from Rhodamnia argentea isolate NSW1041297 chromosome 2, ASM2092103v1, whole genome shotgun sequence encodes the following:
- the LOC115749966 gene encoding protein ACCELERATED CELL DEATH 6-like, which gives rise to MKPAIPEEEESKMDEDVKPPVMAKKCMDSSMYKAAREGNFPYLENSIRLKHGGNTDEEEALLLETHNRNNLVHLAVESGHKDFIQQVLHKCPKLAAKRNSRGDTPLHVVAQTGCYHIAEAILSMAEPHEGTAGTDNSLLRLKNNGGNTALHEALRNGDKKMGMYLWEDKETVGSVNESGESALYVGAALGVESVVKKMVEYLRHGGGARVWDGPLRGPDGQNPLHAAVLAGSIGCVEALICFDGTNMINKPDDSNGRTPLHFAAKVKAKDIVAHLLQTDPSSAYVKDVNGRTPLLEAASLGHLSVLREILKHCPDTVEISNEEGRNAAHFALKCELSRSKAVLKEPEVVRLVNEADRGGNTPLHVAAEDLNYRMVKRLLKMPEVDLRAKNKAGRTFLDICESRWQYTKKQEFLYRYLKSLPPGRKPHSWNHSDNPPTRLDKPDADLKGHANALSIVAALLATVTFAAAFTLPGGLTPDDNNIGAPVPQPSPLCNFHDSPDCQLKPGHPILIHQPAFKVFIIADVLASSTSLTVLFILIAAMLADDTALRRAIVYSKNLLYLSLGGTLVAFMTGLVSVISTDVKWLGYAVWVIGLSVPFLIKYFEFKSFTSTPVFLHRHLSMESWKKPRSFSRSEKSGNETESFDDKRNWSESVGIYLGPLTNRFSSRRSCTDDQKACALDSEQTYKQNCQTLLMVATLITTMTFAAAFTMPGAYNNNAGPGQGMALLQSSSHLKWFIISDTIAMTCSTMAASLILWGSAFGKRPVVHCYVIAAVLTCIALQSTAISFVTGLVAVLPDQTYVRTVSCVVGSVFHVNTSLFLFRLAQIFSFSEICLSVISHLRRLKCIINSHGANG